A window from Gottschalkiaceae bacterium SANA encodes these proteins:
- a CDS encoding TraX family protein, with amino-acid sequence MKKRNDMLKIIGMISMVADHVGVQFFSENPAILYYALRIFGRLAFPIFAYLLAMGFQRTRDWKKYAMRLGVFALITQIPFQIFAGHLNVLFTFLVGIFFLKAYEKQEPLGMLAAILIAEFLRMDYAGYGLLIIFIFYRFGEEKQKSFFYIFGLTALYGTLSVLSLGSFEWVVMIQLACVLALPVIWHEFHWRIQLPKWTGYAFYPAHIAILLGIQAWIDKM; translated from the coding sequence ATGAAGAAACGAAATGATATGCTGAAAATCATTGGGATGATCAGTATGGTAGCGGATCATGTGGGTGTTCAATTTTTTTCCGAAAATCCAGCGATTCTTTATTATGCCTTGCGGATATTCGGGCGATTGGCATTTCCAATTTTTGCGTATTTGTTGGCGATGGGTTTCCAGCGAACCCGTGACTGGAAAAAATATGCCATGCGTTTGGGTGTATTTGCACTGATTACCCAGATTCCTTTTCAAATCTTTGCGGGTCATTTAAATGTATTATTCACTTTTTTAGTGGGTATTTTCTTTTTGAAGGCATATGAAAAGCAGGAGCCGCTAGGCATGTTGGCTGCCATTTTGATTGCTGAATTTTTACGGATGGATTATGCAGGATATGGACTTCTTATCATTTTTATTTTTTATCGCTTTGGAGAGGAAAAACAAAAAAGTTTCTTCTATATATTTGGACTGACAGCCCTGTATGGAACACTCAGCGTTTTGTCATTGGGATCATTTGAATGGGTTGTGATGATTCAATTGGCATGTGTGCTGGCTTTGCCGGTGATCTGGCATGAATTCCATTGGCGGATTCAATTGCCCAAATGGACAGGATATGCTTTTTATCCCGCACATATAGCAATTTTGTTGGGTATTCAGGCCTGGATTGATAAAATGTAA
- a CDS encoding HAD family hydrolase — MERKSSAIRCIIFDFDGTIADTEHFAFHISNELAERYNFKKITREELTEIKKMHFKEIMEYIEISARQFPFILRRGQKLLRHNMHEVQFCEEHFPEFLDDLRKREILLGIITSNTKKNVLRFLKHKNIEIFEFVLAASLFNKQSKVKRIMKKYKLSPEEILYVGDEVRDIHSARASGVHIASVVWGYNDRQVLEVEQPDWLLEDSREILEILDGEK, encoded by the coding sequence ATGGAAAGAAAAAGTTCAGCGATTCGATGCATCATTTTTGATTTTGACGGTACAATTGCGGATACGGAACATTTTGCGTTTCACATCTCCAATGAATTAGCAGAACGATATAACTTTAAAAAAATTACCCGAGAAGAATTAACCGAAATCAAGAAGATGCATTTTAAAGAGATTATGGAATACATTGAGATTTCAGCACGCCAGTTTCCCTTTATTCTACGGAGAGGGCAAAAATTACTTCGTCATAATATGCATGAAGTTCAATTTTGTGAGGAGCATTTTCCGGAGTTTTTGGATGACTTGAGGAAAAGAGAGATCCTTCTTGGAATTATTACGTCCAACACAAAGAAAAATGTATTGCGATTTTTAAAGCATAAGAATATTGAAATCTTCGAATTTGTATTGGCGGCATCTCTGTTTAACAAACAGTCGAAGGTAAAGCGTATTATGAAAAAATATAAGTTGTCTCCCGAGGAAATTCTATATGTGGGAGACGAGGTGCGAGATATTCATTCGGCTCGTGCGTCGGGTGTGCATATTGCTTCCGTGGTTTGGGGGTATAATGACAGACAAGTACTTGAAGTCGAACAACCGGATTGGCTGTTGGAAGATTCGAGAGAAATATTGGAAATTTTAGATGGTGAAAAATAG
- a CDS encoding MFS transporter, which produces MQQKLNRNPRKLALLLLGTMVFFALFDSPKNILIPAFKQTFEIGNTIMGSLVFASSLSFTIMTYFSGKICEKLGHKKMIVGSLFGLALVALGIWRVESSFAFAVLFVGQSIFIAPLVFGLNTMVPLIPVRNSALLMNLLHFCYSLGAMTMSKSIGQLLGRGFAWPKIYLLTSLGLIGLVGFNLFASYPTKQNRVQAHGKTEGSLSLKNPLLLGVIGAFSASIVAETTIGQWFSNYMVEGFSFEVNQAANLLFYYLALHAIGRLIGGFVAGRFGTQKTLVCSLAAACALTVTGILLKEQGLFLIAGAGLFLSINYPTSLLLAQSLFPTQSMRATSLVLTSISFINMFTGIVVGVLNDQITAYRTFFLIPVMLVVSLAFHIFVWSHGRDREPLKNH; this is translated from the coding sequence ATGCAGCAGAAACTAAATCGAAATCCAAGAAAACTAGCCTTGCTTTTATTGGGGACAATGGTATTTTTTGCCTTGTTTGATAGCCCGAAAAACATCTTGATTCCAGCCTTTAAACAGACGTTTGAAATTGGGAATACGATCATGGGCAGCCTGGTATTTGCTTCGAGTCTTTCTTTTACCATTATGACCTATTTTTCGGGAAAAATTTGTGAGAAATTGGGTCACAAGAAGATGATTGTTGGAAGTTTGTTTGGCCTGGCACTTGTTGCGCTTGGGATTTGGCGCGTAGAGTCATCCTTTGCTTTTGCAGTTTTATTTGTGGGCCAGTCGATTTTTATTGCACCCTTGGTTTTTGGGTTGAATACCATGGTTCCTTTGATCCCGGTACGCAATTCGGCGTTATTGATGAATCTTTTGCATTTTTGCTATAGTTTGGGTGCTATGACCATGTCAAAATCCATCGGACAATTGCTTGGAAGGGGTTTTGCTTGGCCTAAAATCTATTTGTTGACCTCGCTTGGATTGATCGGCCTTGTCGGATTTAATCTTTTTGCAAGCTATCCAACCAAGCAGAATCGGGTGCAAGCCCATGGGAAAACGGAAGGGAGTTTATCACTTAAAAACCCTCTCTTGCTGGGTGTGATCGGTGCCTTTTCGGCTTCCATCGTTGCGGAGACGACGATTGGACAATGGTTTAGCAATTATATGGTGGAGGGATTTTCCTTTGAAGTCAATCAAGCGGCAAACCTCTTGTTCTACTATTTGGCTTTGCATGCCATTGGGCGGTTGATTGGTGGATTTGTTGCAGGACGGTTTGGGACACAAAAAACCCTTGTCTGCTCTTTAGCAGCGGCATGCGCACTTACGGTAACAGGAATTCTGCTGAAGGAGCAAGGCTTATTTTTGATTGCGGGTGCTGGGCTCTTCTTGTCCATTAATTATCCAACCAGCTTACTTTTGGCACAATCGTTATTTCCGACTCAATCGATGCGGGCGACGAGTCTTGTGTTGACGAGTATTTCTTTTATTAATATGTTTACTGGGATTGTTGTTGGAGTGTTGAATGATCAGATTACAGCCTATCGAACTTTTTTCTTAATTCCTGTCATGCTTGTGGTTTCACTGGCCTTTCATATCTTTGTATGGTCGCATGGAAGAGATCGGGAACCACTAAAAAATCATTGA
- a CDS encoding citrate/2-methylcitrate synthase: protein MKNDFFEYLTDLATKNNHIPDIDFDRYNIKRGLRNANGTGVLVGLTEIGNVDGYDIINKTKVPKEGRLFYRGIDIFDLVDGFQTENRRGFEETAFLLLFGKLPTKEELVKFNAILDERRDLPSGFTDSMIIGIPSKNVMNKLQRSTLVLYSYDDNPDDLSMRNLMEQSLNLIAKFPTIISYGYQSKARAFEGKSLYIHPPKKNAGTAENILHMSRSNNEYTVLEAETLDLLLVIMAEHGGGNNSTFATHVVASTGTDTYSAVATAVGSLKGPKHGGANLKVCKMIQAIKNEVEDWHDPAQLRLYLERLLNKEAFDKKGLIYGMGHAVYTKSDPRSVLLQRKARELAIEKGRVKEFELYAHIESITRALFYEKRGPHAHIAANVDLYSGFVLEMLGIPEDLYTPIFATSRIAGWCAHRLEQLVSDEKIIRPAYKTVNELHHYHPLKERK from the coding sequence GAGGGCTCCGAAATGCCAATGGCACGGGTGTTCTCGTCGGTTTAACAGAAATCGGCAACGTTGATGGCTACGATATCATCAATAAAACTAAGGTTCCCAAAGAAGGACGCCTATTCTACCGCGGCATCGATATCTTCGATTTAGTCGATGGATTTCAAACTGAAAATCGTCGCGGGTTTGAGGAAACTGCCTTCCTGCTTCTTTTCGGCAAATTGCCGACAAAAGAAGAGTTGGTAAAGTTCAATGCCATTCTCGATGAAAGAAGAGATCTGCCATCTGGCTTTACGGATTCCATGATCATTGGCATTCCATCGAAAAACGTCATGAATAAACTACAGCGAAGCACCCTGGTGCTCTACTCCTATGATGACAACCCGGATGATCTAAGCATGCGAAATTTGATGGAACAAAGCCTCAATCTAATCGCCAAATTCCCAACCATTATCTCTTATGGCTATCAATCAAAAGCCCGTGCCTTTGAGGGAAAAAGCCTCTATATCCATCCACCGAAAAAAAATGCAGGAACCGCAGAAAATATTCTTCATATGAGCCGTTCCAATAATGAATACACGGTTCTAGAAGCAGAAACATTAGATTTGCTTTTGGTAATTATGGCAGAGCACGGCGGAGGCAATAACTCGACCTTCGCCACCCATGTAGTTGCCTCTACTGGCACGGATACCTACTCAGCCGTCGCCACAGCCGTCGGCTCTCTCAAGGGGCCCAAGCATGGCGGTGCAAACCTAAAGGTCTGCAAGATGATTCAAGCCATCAAGAATGAGGTGGAAGACTGGCACGATCCCGCACAATTACGCCTATACCTGGAACGTTTACTTAACAAAGAGGCTTTCGACAAAAAGGGCTTAATTTATGGGATGGGCCACGCGGTCTACACCAAGTCTGACCCCCGCTCCGTCCTCCTTCAAAGAAAGGCCAGGGAACTCGCCATTGAAAAAGGACGAGTAAAAGAATTTGAGCTTTACGCTCATATCGAATCCATTACTCGAGCGCTCTTTTACGAAAAGCGAGGACCTCATGCCCACATCGCAGCCAATGTGGATTTATATTCAGGATTTGTTTTGGAGATGCTGGGGATTCCAGAAGATCTTTACACCCCTATCTTTGCCACAAGTCGAATTGCTGGTTGGTGCGCCCACCGCTTGGAACAACTGGTCAGTGACGAAAAAATTATTCGACCCGCATACAAAACGGTCAATGAATTGCACCACTACCATCCACTGAAAGAACGGAAATAA